Proteins encoded in a region of the Clostridia bacterium genome:
- a CDS encoding helix-turn-helix domain-containing protein — protein MTGKLNRNIDKSGELLYTISEIAEILKVNKNFVYTLINAGHLKSIKLGCRKVTRKSLLEFLEKYDGLDFDEILACKPLK, from the coding sequence ATGACCGGAAAATTAAACAGGAACATTGACAAATCAGGGGAATTATTGTATACTATAAGTGAAATAGCGGAAATACTTAAAGTAAACAAAAATTTTGTTTATACTCTGATTAACGCCGGACACCTTAAGTCAATTAAGCTTGGATGCAGGAAAGTTACACGCAAATCTTTACTGGAATTTTTAGAAAAATACGACGGTTTGGATTTTGACGAGATTTTAGCCTGCAAACCCTTGAAATAA
- a CDS encoding sigma-70 family RNA polymerase sigma factor, translating into MIAYMQYIIINWYDKNKTDFADSVPLTEKEIKKGCKKIFDKLVVRIIINELENEMVISAILNLHEIERIVIVLNIIGGLTAGEIAYLLGTSANNIYVQKNKALKKLRSGLAHIA; encoded by the coding sequence ATGATAGCCTATATGCAATACATAATTATAAACTGGTACGACAAAAACAAAACTGATTTTGCTGACTCAGTTCCACTGACTGAAAAAGAAATCAAAAAAGGTTGCAAAAAGATATTTGACAAATTGGTGGTCCGGATAATTATAAACGAGCTTGAAAACGAAATGGTAATAAGTGCAATTCTAAATCTCCACGAGATTGAAAGGATTGTTATTGTTTTGAACATTATCGGCGGCTTGACTGCCGGAGAGATAGCGTACTTGCTTGGCACAAGTGCAAACAACATATATGTGCAGAAAAATAAAGCGTTAAAAAAACTACGTTCGGGACTTGCACATATTGCATAA